From Solanum stenotomum isolate F172 chromosome 2, ASM1918654v1, whole genome shotgun sequence:
GGGTTACTTGCTTTCCCCTCCAAAAATTTGTCACCAACATTTCCATTGGTgacgaattaaaaaaaaagaagagcaaatcccattctaatttttttttttccaagttTCCATGTTTCTGCAACTTTGAGGTATTTTGACTTTTGGGGTTCTCATAAATATGGATGACATGTATGGCAGTGATGAAGAATACTATAATGGAGAATACGAGGATGATTATGATCGTGACCCGGAACCTGAATCTGATGATGATTTATCTTGTGGCAAAGCTCCTTCATGCAGGGTATAGTCAAAAttgcttcttttccttttgattaagtcaagttcttgagttctgctTTATCTGCTTCGATTTGTTCGtcttacttttcctttttattatgtttcgaaaagaatgtttctttcctttttggcAACTTTTGATTCTAACTTCTCACATGACTTGTTTAAGACcacatgtcaagtcaaaaccagacaaagaaattgaaatggaAGGAGTATATTAGTTTTAACTTCAAACTTCCCATTTTGCCAttgatgaaatgatttatagttgcaaaagaaaaaaaaaagacttactTTAGACCATAGTTGTGAACTTCTGGTAAAATGGCAAACGACTCTCTCTAATTTAGTCATAGTAATAAGGTAAGTTCTTTTACACTTTACAAAAAAAACACTTGTATGATGGCATGGAGAGTGTTGGATGCAAATACTAATTGACGAAAACGGAGAAAGCAAATTGGCCTTTCAATTATGTGATATTTGGTACTTAATGTGCTGAGAGTTGTGTGTAGTTTTGAGTCATTTTAATATGATAATTTGGTTCTCATTTTCTGGATTTTGCAGGTAATAAGGAAGGAATCCCTTTTAGCAGCACAGGTTAGCACATCGTTTGTCtcgattttcaatttttttttactagtgTCAGAGATGTGAATCATTTCTATAAAATTTGTAGAAAGAAGATCTACAGAGAGTAGTAGACTTGCTTTCTCTGAAGGAACATCATGCACGAACATTGCTTATTCATTATCAATGGGATGTTGATAAGGTCTTTGCAATTTTTGTTGAAAGAGGGAAAGAAAGATTGTATGTAGAAGCTGGTATAACACTAGAGGAGCAAAATGACAATCCTTCCTCCGATCCCTCAACTGAATATACATGTGAAatttgctttgaagatttcCCTGATGAGCAAACGACGTTGATGGAATGCAATCATAGGTTTTGCAATGATTGTGAGCATCTACCATCCTTCATTTTGATTGAATTTCATCTTGTTCTTAATTTTATGACTCTAGTCACTCCTATATACGGATGATGTAGCTTAAAAGTTGTTGTTTTTTCTCATTATCTTACCTAGGTTGGACAGAGTATTTCATAGTAAAGATCAATGATGGTAAGAGTAGACGTGTAACATGCATGGCTCAAAAGTGCAAAGCAATATGTGATGAAGGAAAGATTAGGGATCTAGTCACTGCAAAGGATCCTAATTTGGCGGAGAAGTTTGATCGTTTTATCCTAGAATCATATATCGAGGATAATAAGAGGGTTAAATGGTGCCCTAGTGTTCCTCATTGTGGAAATGCAATTCGTGTTGAGGATGACGAGTACTGTGAAGTTGAATGTGCATGTGGTCAGCAATTCTGTTTTAACTGCTCTTGCGAACTGCACTCACCTTGTTCATGTGTTATGTGGGACCTTTGGCTTAAGAAGTGCGACGATGAAGCACCCACTGTCAATTGGTTGTCAGAGAAAACCAAGCATTGCCCAAAATGTCATAAAATTGTGGAGAAGGATGGAGGATGCAACCTGGTACAGTGTATATGTGGACAGCCATTTTGGTAAGACTTATGAAGTCGAGTTTTTTCTACTTGTAATTTACATTTGTGCAAATGATTTGTTTTGTTCTTCGTAGTTGGCTCTGTGGTGAAGCTACTGGATTTGAGCACACATGGAATAGTATATCAGGTCACACTTGTGGCAGATACAAAGAAACTCATTTGAAAAGTGAAGATTCTGTAGAGGACTATTGGCGTCTTACTCACTATTATCGTCGTTATAAGGCTCATATTGATTCGTTGAAGATTGAAGCATctgaatcaaagaaaaaaatacttgaTAAAGTCCATAGCCTTGAAGCAAAGGAGTTCCAGTTAAAAGATTTCAGCTGGGCAATGAGTGGATTCCATAGACTCGCCTTATCAAGGAGAGTTGTCGCCTGTTCCTATCCATTTGCATACTACTATTTTGGAGATCTGTTTGCGaatgaaataacaaaagaagaaaGGGAAATAAAACAGAACCTTTTTGAGGATCAACAGCAGCAAGTTGAAACAAATATCGAAAGACTTTCAATGTTCTTGGAAGAGCCATTTGGTAACTATGCTGAAGATAAGCTTGTTGAGACTAGAATGAAGATTATTACTCTATCCACAGTAACTGATGACCTCTGCAAAAACTTGTGAGTGTAAATTACATCTAATTTGCAGCAGCTCCAAGTACATATCTTGCTTATTACTCAATTTGGCTTTGTTTTCCAGGTACGAGTGCATTGACAACGATTTGCTAGTTCCTCTACAACAAGCAACTCATACAATAGTTCGTTATAGATCCAATGGTGTGGAAAAAGCATCAGAACTATAGGTAAGTGCAGATATACTATGTAATGCATCTTTACTATAGAGCGCGATCTCAAGGCATGGAAAACAATGCAGGTTGCATTCCTAACTTGAAATGTCATGCATTGCTGAGTGAAGCTTTGATCATTTGGATGGGTCGTTTTTGTGAGAAATGTTCCATTGATGGCTTCCAACTTTTAACTTGTTGTAACATTATCAATCAATTCAATTCTTAGCTTTTAGTATAGTTAGGTTGTATTATTTGGAACAAAAAAGAAGAGGTTCAATGTGAGTTCTTTGGAGATAGGCCTTGACAAGTAAATTTGATCATAGTATTTACCAGAACTACAAATTTGAACTTGATTTGGTGGGGTGTGCCAGGCCTGGGCTGTAGTGCAACGCCCAGGCGACGCGTGAAGACCCAACTAGCAAGCTACTTTGATGGGTCTTCCCCcttaaaaaattgagttaatatcgTGTGAACCGATGGTTCACATATCAGATATTAAACTGATAAGAACAGATACTACACTTGATCTTAGCCAAAAGGCCGAGAAAGGTATGCTTTAACTGGTTGATGGGTTTTGCGTTTTAAGGCTCCTCTCAGCTGTTGACTTATTTTCT
This genomic window contains:
- the LOC125855084 gene encoding probable E3 ubiquitin-protein ligase ARI2 encodes the protein MDDMYGSDEEYYNGEYEDDYDRDPEPESDDDLSCGKAPSCRVIRKESLLAAQKEDLQRVVDLLSLKEHHARTLLIHYQWDVDKVFAIFVERGKERLYVEAGITLEEQNDNPSSDPSTEYTCEICFEDFPDEQTTLMECNHRFCNDCWTEYFIVKINDGKSRRVTCMAQKCKAICDEGKIRDLVTAKDPNLAEKFDRFILESYIEDNKRVKWCPSVPHCGNAIRVEDDEYCEVECACGQQFCFNCSCELHSPCSCVMWDLWLKKCDDEAPTVNWLSEKTKHCPKCHKIVEKDGGCNLVQCICGQPFCWLCGEATGFEHTWNSISGHTCGRYKETHLKSEDSVEDYWRLTHYYRRYKAHIDSLKIEASESKKKILDKVHSLEAKEFQLKDFSWAMSGFHRLALSRRVVACSYPFAYYYFGDLFANEITKEEREIKQNLFEDQQQQVETNIERLSMFLEEPFGNYAEDKLVETRMKIITLSTVTDDLCKNLYECIDNDLLVPLQQATHTIVRYRSNGVEKASEL